One region of Clostridia bacterium genomic DNA includes:
- a CDS encoding DUF4445 domain-containing protein, protein MNKHTVTFLPDKVKVTVDAGVTLMTAAAEAGVEFEGPCGGRGVCGKCRMRIREGADQDWVLACQTEVNADLVVEIPQQEIYLSRKTALTQQDMDVEIDPGITRRTIQVQPPSIEHQVSDATRLLEALGEPANLKLGVLRALPGVLREARHLVTVVMHEKDVIAVEPGEHEREPLYGLAVDIGTTTVVGTLVNLTTGKNVAAASAGNTQNIFGADVISRIQHAAKGPKELEQLRRRVVQVINRLGEKLAHAAGIRTSSVYQAAVVCNTTMHHLFLGLDPRHLAPAPFTPVVTDLVTVEAGELGLNLCPHAPVHLLPNVAGYVGADTVGVILSTKLYDVDRRILAVDIGTNGEIVLALPGRMLTCSTAAGPAFEGAQIKCGMRAQAGAIEKVRIDEDQVTYEVIGDEPAKGICGSGLMDAISEMHRVGVIEANGRIVPPEKADHLPEFLRKRIHDRGANAYFVIATPEETGGPEVYLSQKDVRELQLAKGAIRAGIEVLLQKAGISSAELDEILLAGAFGSYIDKRSALGIGLLPAVDPGKIRAVGNAAGAGAMLALLSRRIRREAASIARTCEHMELSTVPEFQEAFIKHLNF, encoded by the coding sequence ATGAACAAGCATACGGTTACGTTCTTGCCGGATAAGGTGAAGGTGACGGTGGATGCCGGCGTGACCCTCATGACGGCGGCTGCCGAAGCGGGAGTGGAATTTGAAGGCCCTTGCGGCGGGAGAGGGGTGTGCGGCAAGTGCCGCATGCGCATCCGGGAGGGCGCTGACCAGGATTGGGTGTTGGCTTGCCAGACGGAAGTCAACGCTGACCTGGTGGTGGAAATACCTCAACAGGAAATCTATTTAAGCCGTAAGACGGCCCTGACTCAACAAGACATGGACGTAGAGATTGACCCGGGCATCACAAGGCGGACAATCCAAGTGCAGCCGCCTTCCATAGAACACCAGGTGTCCGATGCCACCAGGTTGCTGGAAGCTTTGGGTGAACCGGCTAACCTCAAATTGGGAGTCCTGCGGGCTTTGCCCGGGGTGCTGCGGGAAGCCAGGCATTTGGTTACCGTAGTCATGCATGAAAAGGACGTCATTGCCGTGGAACCGGGAGAACATGAACGGGAGCCTCTTTACGGCTTAGCCGTTGACATTGGCACCACGACGGTGGTGGGTACGCTGGTGAATCTGACTACCGGCAAAAATGTGGCGGCTGCTTCGGCCGGGAATACCCAAAATATTTTCGGTGCCGATGTGATTTCCCGCATCCAGCATGCCGCCAAGGGACCGAAAGAATTGGAGCAGTTGAGAAGGAGGGTGGTGCAGGTCATCAACCGCCTGGGAGAAAAATTGGCTCATGCGGCCGGTATCAGGACAAGCTCCGTTTACCAGGCGGCCGTCGTTTGCAACACCACCATGCACCACTTGTTCCTCGGGTTGGACCCCCGCCACTTGGCACCGGCTCCCTTTACCCCGGTGGTGACCGATCTGGTTACCGTGGAAGCGGGGGAACTGGGTTTGAATCTTTGCCCCCATGCCCCCGTCCACCTGCTGCCCAACGTGGCCGGTTATGTGGGGGCCGATACGGTCGGGGTTATTCTCAGCACGAAGCTGTATGATGTGGACCGGCGTATTCTGGCCGTGGATATCGGTACCAACGGGGAGATCGTGCTGGCTCTGCCGGGCCGGATGCTCACTTGTTCCACGGCGGCCGGGCCGGCTTTTGAAGGCGCCCAGATTAAATGCGGCATGCGGGCCCAGGCCGGGGCCATTGAAAAAGTGCGGATCGACGAAGATCAGGTAACGTATGAAGTAATCGGTGACGAGCCTGCCAAAGGTATTTGCGGTTCCGGTTTAATGGATGCCATTTCGGAAATGCATCGTGTGGGAGTGATAGAAGCTAACGGCAGGATCGTGCCCCCGGAAAAAGCGGACCACCTGCCGGAGTTTCTGAGGAAGCGGATCCACGACCGGGGCGCCAATGCTTATTTTGTCATTGCTACTCCGGAAGAAACCGGCGGGCCGGAGGTTTATCTCTCCCAGAAGGACGTGCGGGAACTGCAACTGGCGAAAGGAGCCATCCGGGCAGGCATCGAGGTGCTCCTGCAAAAAGCCGGTATCAGCTCCGCTGAGCTGGATGAAATCCTGCTGGCCGGGGCTTTCGGAAGCTACATTGATAAACGGTCTGCTCTAGGCATTGGCCTTTTGCCGGCGGTTGATCCCGGTAAGATTAGGGCCGTGGGGAATGCCGCCGGGGCGGGAGCAATGCTGGCCTTGCTCTCCAGGCGCATTCGCCGGGAGGCGGCAAGCATCGCCAGGACATGCGAGCACATGGAGCTTTCCACCGTACCCGAGTTCCAGGAAGCATTCATCAAGCATCTTAATTTCTAG
- the radA gene encoding DNA repair protein RadA, with amino-acid sequence MNQKRAKTRWVCQECGREFVKWQGQCPCGAWNSLVEEIVDVGSSHKSTGKPAKRPQSISQVASYAQSRFDTGDRELNRVLGGGLVPGSLVLISGDPGIGKSTLLLQVANFIAVHYGPVLYVSGEESEEQLRLRAERLQTMDPKLLVVSETNLELVLQYIREEKPVFVIIDSIQTVYKPELSSAPGSVSQVRECAGDILRTAKENNIPVFLVAHVTKQGQIAGPRVLDHMVDCVLFLEGERNHGFRMLRAFKNRFGNTAELALYEMLGTGMFPIDNPSQYLLAGHAEAIPGTVVVASVEGALPILVELQALVVDNSYGIPPRKVAVGVDRDRLNLITAVLQKRAGVFLSNQDIYVSLLGGVEITETSIDLGLAVALYSSLRDVAVDPKMVVIGEVDLAGRIRAVPNIQRLVTEAERLGFKRVLLPAGNLEKAEQSTTMEVIGAGSLEEALAFIREQGWEKDAPALPEIDLE; translated from the coding sequence ATGAACCAGAAGCGAGCCAAGACGAGATGGGTCTGCCAGGAGTGCGGTCGGGAGTTTGTGAAGTGGCAGGGACAGTGTCCCTGCGGGGCATGGAATTCTTTGGTGGAAGAGATTGTAGACGTCGGCAGCTCCCATAAGTCCACCGGAAAGCCGGCCAAAAGACCGCAATCCATCTCCCAGGTAGCCTCCTATGCCCAGAGTCGTTTCGATACCGGGGATCGGGAGCTGAACCGGGTCCTGGGGGGAGGGCTGGTGCCGGGTTCCCTGGTACTCATCTCCGGAGATCCGGGCATCGGCAAATCAACCCTGCTGTTGCAGGTGGCTAACTTCATTGCCGTCCATTACGGCCCGGTACTCTATGTCTCCGGTGAGGAATCCGAGGAGCAGCTCAGACTCCGGGCCGAGCGGCTGCAGACGATGGATCCGAAGCTGTTGGTGGTCAGCGAGACCAATTTGGAACTGGTCCTGCAATACATCCGTGAAGAAAAGCCGGTTTTCGTGATCATCGATTCCATTCAAACAGTGTACAAGCCGGAGCTCAGTTCGGCCCCGGGCAGCGTGAGCCAGGTCCGGGAATGTGCCGGTGACATCCTCAGAACGGCGAAGGAAAACAACATCCCCGTTTTCCTGGTGGCCCATGTGACGAAGCAGGGCCAGATCGCCGGGCCGAGGGTACTGGACCACATGGTGGACTGTGTGCTTTTCCTGGAGGGAGAGCGAAATCACGGCTTTCGCATGCTCCGTGCGTTCAAGAACCGGTTTGGCAACACGGCGGAATTGGCCTTGTACGAGATGCTGGGGACCGGCATGTTTCCCATTGACAACCCTTCCCAGTACTTACTGGCGGGGCATGCCGAGGCTATTCCCGGCACGGTGGTAGTGGCCAGCGTGGAGGGAGCCCTCCCCATTTTGGTGGAACTGCAGGCCCTGGTGGTGGACAACAGTTACGGCATTCCCCCGCGCAAGGTGGCGGTGGGGGTGGACCGGGACCGGCTGAACCTGATTACCGCTGTGCTCCAGAAAAGGGCGGGAGTATTTTTAAGCAACCAGGATATTTACGTGTCCCTGCTGGGCGGGGTGGAGATCACGGAAACTTCCATTGACCTCGGGTTGGCGGTGGCCCTTTACAGCAGCCTAAGAGATGTGGCGGTGGACCCGAAAATGGTGGTCATCGGGGAAGTTGATTTGGCCGGCCGGATCCGGGCCGTGCCAAATATCCAGCGGCTGGTGACGGAGGCGGAGCGGCTGGGATTTAAACGGGTTTTGCTGCCGGCGGGCAATCTAGAAAAAGCGGAGCAATCCACTACCATGGAAGTTATCGGTGCCGGCAGCTTAGAAGAAGCCCTGGCCTTTATCCGGGAGCAGGGCTGGGAAAAGGATGCCCCGGCTTTACCGGAAATCGACCTGGAGTAA
- a CDS encoding ATP-dependent Clp protease ATP-binding subunit: MWDRLTERAQRVIRLAQEEMRALKHPAVGTEHLLLGLISEGQGVAAKALANLGVDGEKVKEQILSLIGEGDFQPPNELVLTPRAKKVLELAYEEARHQGVGYIGTEHILLGIVREGEGVAARVLANLGVTADKIRSQVNDILGGSQPNFQPFSLAQFFGGMGMPHGGQPPQGGAAKKGGSATNTPTLDSFGRDLTKMAKEGQLDPVVGRDKEIQRVIQVLSRRTKNNPVLIGEPGVGKTAIAEGLAQQIVAGKVPETLVGKRVVTLDMSSLVAGSKYRGEFEERLRKVMDEIRHAGNVILFIDELHTLVGAGAAEGAIDAANILKPALARGEMQTIGATTLDEYRKHIEKDAALERRFQPIIVDPPSVEETIEILKGLRDRYEAHHRVKISDEAIEAAAKLSDRYITDRFLPDKAIDLIDEAASRVRLDMHTAPEEIRELEARYEKVKQEKEAAVNAQEFETAAKLRDEEQKLKKELEQAKKEWDNERGKAESVVTAEHIARIVSSWTGIPVAKIEESETARLLKLEEILHQRVIGQDEAVKAVARAVRRARAGLKNPNRPIGSFIFLGPTGVGKTELSKALAEALFDSEDAMVRLDMSEYMEKHTVSRLIGAPPGYVGYEDAGQLTEAIRRKPYSVVLLDEIEKAHPDVFNILLQVLEDGRLTDSQGRTVDFRNTVIIMTSNVGAGRLHGTGRVGFGSGNEEADSYERMKENVMSELRRTFRPEFLNRVDELIVFHPLNRDHIGRIVSLMVDELNQRLKEQNLHVKVTEGAKEVLLKEGFDENYGARPLRRAIQRLIEDPLSDGLLEGQFREGDTVVAEARDGQIVLAKEE, translated from the coding sequence ATGTGGGATAGACTGACGGAAAGAGCACAGCGTGTAATTCGCCTGGCCCAAGAGGAAATGCGCGCCTTGAAACACCCGGCCGTCGGGACCGAGCACTTACTGCTGGGACTGATCAGCGAGGGTCAAGGGGTGGCGGCTAAGGCCCTGGCGAATTTAGGTGTGGACGGGGAAAAGGTCAAGGAGCAAATCCTGAGTTTAATCGGTGAAGGAGATTTCCAGCCCCCCAATGAACTGGTCTTGACGCCGCGGGCCAAAAAGGTGCTGGAGTTGGCTTATGAAGAAGCGCGCCATCAAGGGGTGGGCTACATCGGTACGGAACATATTCTCCTCGGTATCGTCCGGGAAGGAGAAGGCGTGGCCGCCCGGGTGCTGGCCAATTTAGGGGTAACCGCTGATAAAATTCGCAGCCAGGTCAATGACATCTTGGGCGGATCCCAGCCGAACTTCCAACCTTTCTCTCTAGCCCAGTTCTTCGGCGGCATGGGCATGCCCCATGGCGGCCAACCACCGCAAGGGGGAGCGGCGAAAAAAGGCGGCAGTGCCACCAATACCCCGACCCTGGACAGCTTCGGCCGGGATTTAACCAAAATGGCCAAAGAGGGACAGCTGGATCCGGTGGTCGGCCGGGATAAAGAGATCCAGCGGGTCATTCAGGTCTTAAGCCGCCGCACCAAGAACAATCCCGTGTTGATCGGGGAACCCGGTGTGGGGAAAACCGCCATTGCCGAAGGTTTGGCCCAGCAAATCGTAGCGGGTAAGGTGCCTGAAACTTTAGTCGGCAAACGGGTAGTGACCCTGGATATGTCCAGCTTGGTGGCCGGGTCCAAATACCGCGGGGAATTCGAGGAACGCCTCCGCAAGGTGATGGATGAAATCAGGCATGCCGGGAACGTGATCCTGTTTATCGATGAGCTGCACACCCTGGTGGGTGCCGGAGCGGCGGAAGGTGCCATCGATGCCGCCAACATCCTTAAACCTGCTTTAGCCCGGGGTGAAATGCAGACCATTGGTGCCACCACTTTAGATGAATACCGGAAACATATCGAGAAAGATGCCGCTTTAGAAAGACGCTTCCAACCCATTATCGTGGACCCGCCTTCGGTGGAAGAAACCATCGAGATCTTGAAAGGGCTGCGGGATCGTTATGAAGCCCACCACCGGGTGAAGATTTCCGACGAGGCCATTGAAGCGGCGGCGAAACTGTCGGATAGGTATATCACTGACCGTTTCCTACCGGATAAAGCCATTGACTTGATCGATGAGGCGGCCTCCCGGGTGCGGTTAGATATGCATACGGCACCGGAGGAAATCCGGGAATTGGAAGCTCGCTATGAGAAGGTCAAGCAGGAAAAAGAAGCGGCCGTGAACGCCCAGGAGTTTGAAACCGCCGCCAAGCTGCGAGATGAGGAGCAGAAACTGAAAAAGGAATTGGAGCAGGCGAAGAAAGAATGGGATAACGAAAGAGGCAAGGCCGAGTCCGTGGTAACGGCGGAGCACATTGCCAGGATCGTGTCCAGTTGGACCGGTATCCCAGTGGCGAAGATAGAGGAATCTGAAACCGCGCGCCTCCTGAAGCTGGAAGAGATTCTGCACCAGCGGGTCATCGGTCAGGATGAAGCCGTCAAAGCCGTGGCCAGGGCCGTGCGCAGGGCCAGGGCGGGCCTCAAGAACCCCAACCGCCCGATTGGTTCCTTTATTTTCCTAGGTCCCACCGGCGTCGGCAAGACGGAGCTCAGCAAAGCTTTGGCCGAAGCTCTCTTCGACTCGGAAGATGCCATGGTCCGGTTAGACATGTCGGAGTACATGGAGAAACACACGGTCTCCCGCTTGATCGGAGCCCCGCCCGGTTATGTAGGTTACGAAGACGCGGGCCAGCTTACGGAAGCCATCCGGCGGAAACCGTACTCCGTTGTACTGCTGGATGAAATAGAGAAAGCCCATCCCGATGTGTTTAACATCCTGCTGCAGGTACTGGAAGACGGCCGCCTGACTGACAGTCAGGGGCGGACGGTGGATTTCCGCAATACCGTGATCATCATGACCTCCAACGTGGGGGCCGGCCGCCTGCACGGTACCGGCAGGGTCGGCTTCGGCAGCGGCAACGAGGAAGCGGACAGCTATGAGCGGATGAAAGAAAACGTCATGAGCGAGTTGAGAAGGACTTTCCGTCCCGAGTTCCTCAACCGGGTAGATGAGCTCATTGTCTTCCACCCGTTGAACCGCGACCATATCGGCCGGATCGTGTCCCTCATGGTGGATGAATTGAACCAGCGCCTGAAGGAGCAGAATTTGCACGTTAAGGTAACAGAAGGGGCCAAAGAAGTGCTGCTGAAAGAAGGTTTTGATGAAAACTACGGGGCCAGACCTTTAAGACGGGCCATCCAGCGGCTCATAGAGGATCCCCTGTCCGACGGGCTGCTGGAAGGGCAGTTCCGGGAAGGGGACACCGTGGTGGCGGAGGCCCGGGACGGCCAGATTGTACTGGCAAAAGAAGAATAA
- a CDS encoding protein arginine kinase, whose translation MEGSGPQGDIVLTSRVRLARNLKGIPFPHLLREEQKKEVINEVWQAATAPAVSKVFGAMEVFYLDELSPLQKQILVEKHLISPALAEGKGGAVILNADETVSIMVNEEDHLRVQILMPAFQLEETWKAADRLDDALEQRLDLAFHEEKGYLTACPTNLGTGLRASVMIHLPALVLTNQAGKILGSLSQIGVAVRGFYGEGSEAQGNLYQISNQITLGLTEEEIVNNLSLVVQQLIDQERAARERLKAEFYHQIDDKVNRAYGILAHARSISSEEALRLLSDLRLGIDLGMISGVDPRILNEMISFIQPGLLQGRQEKEMSPWERDLVRAEVIRNKLVNQRR comes from the coding sequence ATGGAAGGGTCAGGCCCCCAGGGAGATATTGTGCTGACCAGCCGGGTTAGACTTGCCAGGAACCTTAAGGGCATCCCTTTCCCGCATCTCTTGCGGGAAGAGCAAAAGAAAGAAGTGATCAATGAAGTCTGGCAAGCGGCCACCGCACCGGCGGTGAGTAAGGTATTCGGCGCCATGGAGGTATTTTATCTGGATGAATTGTCCCCTTTACAGAAACAAATACTGGTAGAGAAGCACTTAATCAGCCCGGCGTTGGCCGAGGGCAAAGGCGGCGCGGTGATTTTAAACGCCGACGAAACAGTCAGCATCATGGTCAATGAAGAAGACCACCTGCGGGTGCAGATCCTGATGCCGGCTTTCCAACTGGAAGAAACATGGAAAGCGGCGGACCGCCTGGACGACGCTTTAGAGCAGCGGTTGGATTTGGCTTTTCACGAGGAGAAAGGGTATTTGACCGCTTGCCCCACCAATCTTGGAACCGGTCTTAGGGCCTCCGTGATGATCCACTTGCCGGCCCTGGTCTTGACCAATCAGGCCGGGAAGATCCTCGGCTCCCTGTCCCAAATCGGGGTGGCCGTGCGGGGCTTTTACGGGGAAGGCTCCGAAGCTCAGGGCAATTTATACCAGATATCCAACCAGATTACCTTGGGTTTGACGGAAGAAGAGATAGTCAATAACCTGTCTTTGGTGGTCCAGCAGCTCATTGACCAGGAAAGAGCAGCGCGGGAGAGACTGAAGGCGGAGTTTTACCATCAAATTGATGACAAGGTGAACCGGGCCTATGGGATTTTGGCCCATGCCCGGAGCATCAGCTCGGAAGAAGCATTGCGGTTGCTGTCGGACCTGCGGCTGGGTATAGACTTAGGGATGATCAGCGGTGTCGACCCGCGCATCCTCAATGAGATGATTTCTTTCATCCAACCCGGTTTGCTGCAGGGCCGGCAGGAGAAGGAAATGAGCCCTTGGGAGAGAGATCTCGTGAGGGCGGAAGTGATACGCAACAAACTTGTGAATCAAAGGAGGTAA
- a CDS encoding CtsR family transcriptional regulator, translated as MRSIADKIEAHLKELLKASGRGYIEIQRSEIAQIFACVPSQINYVLTTRFSPEQGYLVESRRGGGGYLRITKLEVDEDEWLLEVLADLDNSLVSQQAGEGLLERLAEDGLLTDREALLMKAAISREALPLALPDRDYVRAAILKAVLTVLLREKFK; from the coding sequence ATGCGCAGCATAGCGGACAAAATAGAGGCACACCTCAAGGAGTTATTAAAAGCCAGCGGCAGAGGGTATATTGAGATTCAGAGGAGTGAGATAGCCCAGATATTTGCCTGTGTGCCTTCGCAGATCAATTATGTGTTGACGACCCGTTTCAGCCCGGAACAGGGCTATTTAGTGGAAAGCCGCCGGGGAGGAGGGGGTTACCTCAGGATTACCAAGCTGGAAGTGGATGAGGATGAGTGGTTGCTGGAAGTACTGGCGGACTTGGACAACTCGCTGGTTTCCCAGCAAGCGGGAGAAGGATTGCTGGAAAGGCTGGCGGAGGATGGGTTGCTGACGGACAGGGAAGCGCTGCTGATGAAAGCGGCTATCAGCCGGGAGGCACTGCCCCTGGCGCTCCCTGACCGGGACTACGTGCGAGCCGCCATTCTCAAGGCAGTATTGACGGTCCTGCTGCGGGAAAAGTTTAAATAG